GTTCGTACGCCTGAAGGGCGATGTTGGCTGTGATCGGGAGGACGACGAAGCGACGTTCGACCTCGGCCAGAACGGTTTCTGCGTCAGGAATCAAATTGATTTGTCCGCAACTCCCAAGTCGTGCGATCTCAAGAAATGTGATGTCGGAAACTGCCAGGCCGCGATCTTGCCGACGCGCATCCTCAATCTTTGACCGGGCCGCTGAAGATATGCGCTGATACTCCTGAGCAAGCCATATCACCACGTGTGTGTCGAGCAGAATCATCAGGAGCAGAATCGGAAGAGAAGATCAGTAGAGATCGCCCCACTCCTCGGGACTAAGTATCGGAGAGACGATGTCACCTTTGATCTCGATTTTCCCTTTACCCTTGAGGAAACCGAAGATGTCGTCCTTCTCCTGCTCGACGGGAACGAGTTTGGCCACGGGCTTTCCGCGCTTGGTGATGACGACCGCTTCGCGCTTAGCCTGAACTTCATCCATCACCTTGAGGCAATGGACTTTGAAAGCGCCGGCCGGCATGGTTTTCATGGCACAGATTCCTTTCGATCATGGTCATTATACCATGGTCATAGGTCCATATTCATTAGCGTTGCGAATGCAAGGAGTATGCGAGGCGCGTGCCGGCAGTGCCACGGGCATTAAACTGAAGAGGTACTTTCCCGCCTTCTTGGAGCGTCTAGAATCGGAGTCATTCCTTTCGCGTCAACGGCAACAGGCGCACTCGTAGTCGC
Above is a window of Candidatus Sulfotelmatobacter sp. DNA encoding:
- a CDS encoding type II toxin-antitoxin system VapC family toxin, translated to MILLDTHVVIWLAQEYQRISSAARSKIEDARRQDRGLAVSDITFLEIARLGSCGQINLIPDAETVLAEVERRFVVLPITANIALQAYELPSRYPKDPADRIIGATALVEDIPLVTADREIRKSRAIPTIW
- a CDS encoding type II toxin-antitoxin system Phd/YefM family antitoxin — its product is MKTMPAGAFKVHCLKVMDEVQAKREAVVITKRGKPVAKLVPVEQEKDDIFGFLKGKGKIEIKGDIVSPILSPEEWGDLY